A region of the Dysidea avara chromosome 9, odDysAvar1.4, whole genome shotgun sequence genome:
GCTACACAATCacagaagtgtgtgtgtgtgtgcagttagTAAGTGGTCTAAATTTATTTTAAGGAAATAGCATCCAGCTTGGgttcacacacacgcacgcacacagagACAAACTTCCTTACTGGAGGTCTCGTATGATCAAATGCTTTCATTGCAATTTTAAACCCTTCACCAGGAGCTCCAAGAAGATTCTAGAGAGTATGAAATGTATTTGTAATTGATAGCTATGGATGAGCTCACCTCATTTGGTACAACCACATCTTCAAAAGTAACTCCAGCAGTGTTTGAAGCACGTTGACCCATGTTCCATTCCTGTAGATGTACAacattgtgtagtgtgtgagtgcatgcatgtgtgcatatgcCATGTATGTGTGCTTATCCACATACGTATGTTTTAGGCATGCTTACTTTTCGTCCTTTAGTCACTCCTGGTGTGTCAGCATCCACTATAAATCCAGTCAATCCTTTGAACCCTTTCTTGATGTCAGGATCAGTACGGGCTAGCACAAAGTACCTGGTGAACAAGTATATTCTAAGTGTTGAAATGAGATACACTGTACATTACAGTACACCTAGGGATCGGATTAAGTGCATTCACTGAACTTAATGTCTAAAcactacacatatatacacatgtgcacacacacacgcacacacacacacacacacacacacccaacacacacacacacacacacacgcatgcatgcacgcacacccacacacacttaCCAGTCAGCTACTCCACCATTAGTTATCCACATCTTCTGTCcattaatcacccactggatgACAACACtgacccacccacacacactactaccATATCACTCACATCATTACCCTTCTTGACAGCACTTGTCCTAATATTAGCCACATCAGATCCAGCACCTGGCTCTGTAACACAGTAAGCCTGGaatggcaaaaaaaaaacaaaaaaaaaaacagaagaTTTACTAGCTAGCCTAAAAGTATATTTCCTCTTTCCTAATAGTATTTTACAACCTAGCTTTTACGTTAATGAAACGCCTAGCTACAAAAGTTTTCGCAAATGTATGAAAACAATCTCTTtttttgtattacagtattaggTATATGTATCAGGTATAAGAGCCATTACTTTAAATCACTTACAGCTTGAATGGGTGCTTCAACCATCTTTCCAAAGTATTTCTTCTTCTGCTCGTGATTTCCACCCACCAGCACTGGTGTTAGCTGAGAACAATGTAAATAGGTTGGATGAGATGtggtacaataataataataacacacacacacacacgaacgcATACACTGCACTTACTGCCAGATCATTGCTCAGTATGGCAGTTGATATTCCACTACAACCATAAGCTATTGCTTCAACTATCAACATCCCATCCATTCCAGACATGCCCGTACCACCTTCATACACCAAACCAACACAACTTGCCAGCTggacaaacatttaaacaatacACAATTACCATATTCTACTGGAATACAAGTGTTCAAGAAGCCTAGCTCCCAAGCTTGCTTGAATATATCATATGGATACTGTTGGGTACAAACAAGGAAATAAAACAAAATGTTATATTTTATCATACCTTGCCAGTTTTATCTAACTCTGGTGCAGCAGGAATGACAACATCATGAGTGAACTGTCTAGCTGTTTTCTGTATCTCCTTCTGTTCGTCTGTCAGTTCTGTGTAAACAATTAATAAAGTGACCACGACAGACTTTAATACATTAACCTTACCAAAATTTAATCCATTGGCAGCAATGTCTGCCGCTGCACTTGCAGCTGGAGTCGTCAGCCTCCT
Encoded here:
- the LOC136265930 gene encoding medium-chain specific acyl-CoA dehydrogenase, mitochondrial-like, yielding MFHHVARRCSSLITTPLLRRLTTPAASAAADIAANGLNFELTDEQKEIQKTARQFTHDVVIPAAPELDKTGKYPYDIFKQAWELGFLNTCIPVEYGGTGMSGMDGMLIVEAIAYGCSGISTAILSNDLALTPVLVGGNHEQKKKYFGKMVEAPIQAAYCVTEPGAGSDVANIRTSAVKKGNDWVINGQKMWITNGGVADWYFVLARTDPDIKKGFKGLTGFIVDADTPGVTKGRKEWNMGQRASNTAGVTFEDVVVPNENLLGAPGEGFKIAMKAFDHTRPPVAIGAVGVAQRAMQEALNYSLERKTFGVPLIQHQAVAFMLADMAIGIETARLVSYRGAWELDQGRRNTYYASIAKCYASEVANKCATDAVQIFGGNGYNSEYPVEKLMRDAKIYQIYEGTSQIQKVVIAREMVERLQS